The DNA window AATGTGGTGAAGCTTGTATTCTTTTCCGTGAAAACTACGTGGGTCTTCAATGTCTTTTAAAATATCGATAAGCATAAAGAATTCCTTTCGTGGTTGAAAAACTCTTTATAGCATAGATTTGATTTCTAGGCCATGGCCCTGTGAGTAACAAGCCTGACCCAGGATTTTCTTCTTGTTTAGCAACAAAATAACGTTATACTGAAAGTCTAAACATTAGGAAAGACACACTCATGGTTTCATACATCTCATTACGACATTGGCGGTGGCATCACGCATAGTTGATGTCCGTTTAGCGCCTCCGTGTGGGGACAATGTTTGTTTATGAAGATGAAAGAAAATTACCATGAAGTTTCAAATTACGAAAAAAAACCTCCTTGTTGCTATAGTCATTATTTTATGCATGGGGGTTATTCGCCTGACATCCGCTTTTGTTTCCGAGAACGGATCGCTTGCTAACAAAACAGAGCAATCAAACAAAACGATCGTGGCCATCACCCAGATTGCCCCTCATCCATCTTTGGATACAATCCGGCGCGGCCTTATGGATGCGCTTGAAAAAGGCGCCATCCCGAACCTCGAAATCATCTTTCAAAATGCCCAGGGAAGTATAGCGACGGCCTCTCAGATTGCGCAGAAATTTGTTAGTTTATCCCCAAGGGTTATCGTTCCCATCACAACTCCATCAACCCAAAGCGCTTATGCAGCAACAAGGGGGCAGGGGAAAGACAGAACAATTCCGGTTATTTTTGCAGCCGTTTCTGATCCCATTGCAGCCAAGTTGATACCCACCATTCAATCAAGCGGGGATGGCATTACGGGTGTATATGACATGGCCCCGGTTGAGGAGCAGGCCAGACTGATGCAGGAATTGCTCCCCAAGCAGGCGCGCCCACTGTCGATTGGAATTATCTTTAATCCAGGGGAGGCGAATTCTGTCAGCCTGGTCACCCTGATGACGGACTGTTTGAAACAACGTGATATCACGATCGTCAAAGCAACGGCATCGACTACAACCGAAGTTGTCGCCGCAACACAATCATTGATTGGCCGGGTTGATGCCATTTATTTGCCGAACGATAACACAGTTATATCGGCATTAGAATCGGTCCTTAAGGTAACCAAGGAACACAAAGTGCCCGTATTCGCATCGGATCCAGAATCTGTGGAGCGGGGATGTTTGGCTGCAATTGCGCCGGATCAATACGAAATAGGAAAACAAACAGGGGAAATGGTCGTGGCCCTGATCACAGGAACGCGGTTGGAAAAACTTCCCCCAGAGCGGGCACGACATACAACCTTCGTGCTCAATTTAAAAGTTGCGCACGACATCGGGTTGATTATCCCTGATGACATGATTAAAAAAGCCACCAGAATCGTTCAGTAAGATTAAATTAAAGAAAGAATCAAAATGACCCCATTTTCAAAAAAGTTAACAGTCGCGATTGTCGTGATCATGGCTGTCCTTGGGGGGCGATGGTTCACATCCAGTCAACCCCAAACAGGCGCGAAGACTGCTCAATCGATGCCAAGTGTTGGCATTATCCAGGTTGTCGAACACCCCGCATTGGATTCCACCCGCCAGGGAATTGTGGATGAGCTAAAAGATTCGGGATATATTCCCGGCAAAACAATGAATTTGCTGTATGAATCGGCCCAGGTTAACCTGGGGCTTGCATCGCAGATTGTTCAAAAGTTCCTGGGGCAAAAGGTTAACGTGATTGTTGCCATTGGAACCATTCCGGCCCAAGTTGCAGCACAGGCAACCCAAACAAATCCAGGCACACCCGTTATATTTTCATCGGTGACGGATCCCGTTGGGGCAAAAATTGTGTTGCACCCAGAAAAGCCAGAAGGGAATATCACTGGCGTTTCGAATTATGTCGAGGCTGGTCAACATTTTGCCTTGTTCAGAAAAGTTTTGGCAACATTAAAGCGCCTTGGCGTTATTTATAATCCAGGCGACGATAATTCTGTTATCTTGTTGGGTCGAATGAAAGAAATCGCCAAAACGATGAATTTGGAAATCGTGCCCGTAACGGCCAGTAAAACAAGCGAGGTTGTCGCCGCCGCCCAAAGCTTGGTCGGAAAAGTCGACGCAATTTTTGTTAATAATGACAACACGGCCTTGGCAGCCTTTGATTCCATTGTTAAGGTCGGACAAGATCATGAAATCCCCGTGTTTGTCAGCGATGTCGATTGTTTGGGCAAGGGGGCGTTGGCTGCATTGGGACCAGATCAATATCAGCTGGGACGACAAACAGGCAAGATGCTTGTTAAGATTTTAAAGGGTGGGGCACAACCAAAAGATCTGCCTGTCGAGGGTCCAGAAAAGGTTGATTTTAAATTTAATTTTGAGGTTGCGCGAAAATTAGGACTGCAAAACGTTGATGCATTATTGGGTTCAGCAGAATGAATTGGGGATTAGGGATTTCTTTGTGACCAACCAAAAATTTACTGATTTTGGATTTTCAAAAATCCCCCTTGCCGACAAAAGTCAAAAGGTTAAAGATCTTTTTGCTGACGTCGCATCGGACTATGATTTGATGAATGACCTGATGAGCATGGGCACACATCGGCTGTGGAAAAAGAATTTCATCAGCCAGCTGCCCGTACGATCAGGGGATTCCATTCTTGATGTGGCTGGCGGAACCGGGGATATTGCGATTGGCCTGCAACAGCGGTACCCTCATTTGAATCTGTCGGTATGCGTTTGTGATTTAACACACCCCATGCTTACCGTTGGGCGGGATCGCGCAATCAATAACGGGTTACTTCGTAATCTGACGTGGTGCTGCGGGGATGCCGAAAATTTACCCATTCCCGACCAATCGGTTGATTTGTATACGATTGCCTTTGGCCTTCGGAATGTGACCAACAAGGAAAGCGCTTTGGCCGAGGCGGTTCGCGTTCTAAAGCCCGGTGGGCAGTTTTTTTGTTTGGAATTTAGCCACGTGACGGCACCCTTACCGGCGAAGTTGTATGATTGGTATTCATTTTCGGCCTTGCCCTTTCTGGGGCACCATATAGCACAGAATAAGGATGCATATCAATACTTGGCTGAAAGTATTCGAACATTTCCAGACCAAGAAACACTTGTAAAAATGATGAAAGCGGCAGGATTTAACGGCGTAAAATACGAAAATTGGTTGAACGGTGTTGTTTCTGTGCATTCCGGGGCAGTATAAGCGTAATCGTTAACTTAGTTTTAACCTTTTTGATCTATTGTGGTATTAAGGATGTTTTAAAATAGGGTGAAATTATGCTGATTGATATTGGCTTGCAAAGAAAAGACCGCAAACTTATTGCTGACTCTCTGAATGGTATTTTGGCAGATAAGTATTTTTTGCTGATTAAAACACAGGGATATCGTTGGAATGTGGTCGGGCATTCGTTTCACGGTCTTTATGATTTACTGGGGCAGTGTCATCAGGAACTCTCAATCGCAATTGACCAGGTGGCGATGCGAATACGATCCATTGGTCAGCCGTGTCCTGGAAGCTATTCTGAAATGGTGAGGATTACTGCGATTAAGGAGGATCCTCATATCAGCGAATCAACGGACATGATTCGAAGCCTTGTTTTGGATAATGAAATGGTCATCCGACGGAGCCACGAGGTGCAAGAACTGGCACAATCCGTTAACGATCCCGTAAGTTCCGAACTGATGCTGGCCCGAATGCGGGCTCATGGCCAAACAGCATGGCTGTTAAGAAGTTTTTTAGAGTAGTTTTTATGTGTCATTTGGTCTATATCTTAGTGTACACAAAATAGCTAAGGTTTTTTGTCAGAGTAAAATATTGGGAAAAGCGAATGAGGAATAATTTAGTTGAGTCAGTTATGGGGGCAATTGTTCTGTTGATAGCGGGGTCCTTTTTATATTTTGTGTACTCATCACAGGGGGTGTCGTCCACTGGATACATTGTTACGGCTCGATTTGATCGCATTGACGGATTGAACATTGGAAGCGATGTCAAGATCAGCGGCGTCAAGGTCGGGACAGTACATGATATGGAAATTGATCCACAAACCTATCAAGCCAAAGTGGGATTACAGATCAAACGCGGGCTTAATTTGCCCGGGGACAGTTCCGCCGAAATTGTCAGCGAAAGTTTGATGGGTGGAAAATATGTTGCCCTGGTGCCCGGCGGTGGCACAGAAATGATTCCAGAAAATGGAATGATACCCTATACACAATCATCTGTTAACCTGGAATCACTTATTAGTAAATTCCTGTTTAGCGGAAACACATCGAAACAAGATACATCTAAAAACGAAGGAGCCAAATAAAAATTGGATAATCAAATACAGTCCACCGAATTGGTGCAATTAATTTGCACTGCTTTAGACGAAAAAAAAGCTGAAAATATTGTTACACTCGATTTGCGCAATAAAGGGACGCTTTTTGATTACATGATTATTGCTACAGCTATGTCGGGCCGGCAATCCGTCGCCTTGGCCGACTACGTAACGTATGGCTTAAAACAAAAAGGGTGCGAGCCTATTTCTGTTGAGGGATTAACCCAGGGCGATTGGGTTTTAATTGATGGCGGCGACGTTGTCGTTCATGTCTTTAAACCAGAATCACGTGCCTTTTACAATCTAGAAAAAATGTGGGGCATTGGATCGCTTTCATCCACCGAATACCAAGAAGACACGGATGATTTTTCTATCACCCTATAAGGCTAGCATCCGCCTATGAAATGGACGCTGATTGCTGTTGGTCACCTAAAGGATGGCCCCGAGAAAACTCTCTTTGATCACTATTACAAAAGGTTAATGGTGCCCTTGCTTGTTAAGGAGATTCATCCGAAAAAGACAGCAGCAAAAGGGGGCTCCAAAAACGAGGAGGGTGACCTAATCCTCAAGGTTATCGACCCGCAGGATTATGTAATTATCCTTGATGAAAAAGGGGATCATCTATCAACGGATGAATTTTATCACGTCCTTGAAGATGACCTTTCCCTAAGGGTTAAGAATTGCCTGTTTATTATTGGTGGCGCCGATGGGCTGAGCGACCCTGTCAGAAAACGAAGTCAGCGCCAATTATGCCTGGGGCGAATGACCTGGCCGCATATGCTTGTCAGAGCACTGCTGGTCGAGCAACTTTATCGATGTCAGCAAATCAAAAGTAATCACCCCTATCATCGCCAAGGATAACTTATATTATCCTCAATAAATCTTCATGAGTCCGGGATGATTTCTGGATTGCTTTGTCGCGGGCTGCGCTCTTCGCACAATGACGTATGGCATGGCGAGCCGACAAAGGCGGCGTGGGGCCATCCAGGAAATTCACTAATCATTTGTGAAAATGGCATTACATCGAACTGGGGGTTATGTTTATTCCGAAAACATATGATGTAAGATTTGAAAAATCTTTTTTTTCTGGGCATTTGGAATCACTCCCAATTTCTTTACAAGTCGATTTTGATCAAGAGTTCGCATTTGATCGAGGGAAATTTGCCCCTTTTTGTCAGAAAACAGTAACGAAACACGTGTTGGATAAGAACGAATTGTCGTGGTCATTGGGGCCACAATCACCGTTGCCAATGTATGGTTCATCTCATCAGGAGAGATAATCACACATGGGCGTGTTTTGCAAATTCCCGCGCCTTGCGTTGGGTCGAGATTGACCAAAAATACATCAAAACGACAGGGCTTTTGATGCGGGGTTACCATTGCCACTCCTCTTCCGTCCATTCAGAGGGCGCATCCAGCCAGCCTTGATCACCAGGGGTTAAGCCATGCGTTTCTGCGCTAAATGCCCTTGCCCAACCATCGCGTGGATGATCAATTTTTTTTAAGACGAGTTCTTTTCCTCTAACCTCTGCCTCCACCGCATTGTACAAACCACACTGATCCAATAATGATTTAGGAAGGCGAACTCCCCGAGAATTACCAATTGCTACAATTTCTAATCGCATCAGATAAATTCCTTTTGCTGTTATCCGTGGTTACATTGCAATCACATTCAACGAGTTTTTCAAGAGTTTATCCAATCTTGTAATTAACATCACCCTGCTCCTAATGCGCTTCATCCCAATCATTGCCCACTCCAACACCGACGACCAATGGAACAGATAATTGCGCAACAGTTTCCATGATCCCTTTAATCAGGGGGATCGTGGTTTGCACCTCGCCCTCTGGCACCTCGAAAAGCAATTCATCATGAATCTGCAGGATTAAACGTGTCTTCGGTGCCGCCGCATAGGTTTTATCCCTCTGTAAGAAACGATGAACCTTGCGCATCGCCATTTTCACAATATCGGCATCGCTGCCCTGAAGCGGAGCATTAATCGCCTGGCGTTCGGCAAATTGGCGGGATACCGGATTGTTGTCGTTAATCCCTGGGGTATAACACCGCCGCCCCCACAGTGTCTCGACATACCCTTTTTCCCGGGCGATGGCTTTGTATCGTTCCATATAGGTTTCTATGCCAGGATATTGTTTAAAATAAGCCTTGATAATTGCGCCTGCCTCAAAATTCGGAATACCCAATTGTTGGGCCAGCCCAAAGGCGCTAATGCCATAGATAATCCCAAAATTAATCGTTTTTGCCCGGCGACGGTATTCTGTCGTTACAGCATCCAGCGGAATTCCAAAAATCTGCGATGCGGTGACTTTGTGGATATCGTGCCCCTCGCGAAAGGCATGAATCAGGGGATCAACCTGTGCTACATGGGCCAGCAGGCGCAATTCAATTTGTGAATAATCCAATGAAACCAACTTACATCCTTTGTCGGCTATGAATGCTTGACGAATTTTGCGGCCATCTTCGCTTCGAACAGGAATGTTTTGAAGGTTGGGATCGGATGATGCCAGACGTCCCGTTGTGGTTCCAACCAAGGAAAAAGATGTATGAACCCGGCCTGTTTCAGGGTTAATCGCATTAATCAGCCCCTCAACATAAGTCGATTTTAATTTGGCCAAGCTGCGCCACTCCAGCACACGGGCAGGTAAATCATGCCCCTGCTGGCTGAGCTTTTCCAAAACATCAACATCCGTTATATAGGCGCCTGTTTTCGTTTTCTTTGGCGCTGGGCCTGACGCGCCCAATGACATTTCATCAAACAAAATCTCCCCCAATTGTTTTGGGGATGCAACGTTAAATGTCCGCCCTGCCAATTGATGAATTTCCTCCTCCAAAGCAAACGCCCGCGTTGTAAAATCGTCCCCACATTTGTTCAGCGCGACAGGATCAACCTTTATTCCGGCCACTTCCATATCAACAATGACGGGAATAATGGGGCGTTCTATCCGTTCATACAGGGTGTTTTTCTTTTCCTGCTGCACACGCAATTGCAATAAATGATACAAACGCAGGGTCACGTCCGCATCCTCCGCCGCATAAAACGTGGCTTGGTCAATGGGGACATGGTCAAATGTTTTTTGATTTTTGCCCGTGCCCGCAACATCAGCAAATTTGACCGTATTGTGATTCAGGTGCCGAAGCGCTAGTTCATCCAGGCCATGTCCATTTTTTCCCGCATCCAAACAATACGACAAAAGCATCGTATCGGCCCAGGGGGTTATCGTGACCCCATATTTTTCAAGGACTGTCAG is part of the Alphaproteobacteria bacterium genome and encodes:
- a CDS encoding ABC transporter substrate-binding protein, giving the protein MKFQITKKNLLVAIVIILCMGVIRLTSAFVSENGSLANKTEQSNKTIVAITQIAPHPSLDTIRRGLMDALEKGAIPNLEIIFQNAQGSIATASQIAQKFVSLSPRVIVPITTPSTQSAYAATRGQGKDRTIPVIFAAVSDPIAAKLIPTIQSSGDGITGVYDMAPVEEQARLMQELLPKQARPLSIGIIFNPGEANSVSLVTLMTDCLKQRDITIVKATASTTTEVVAATQSLIGRVDAIYLPNDNTVISALESVLKVTKEHKVPVFASDPESVERGCLAAIAPDQYEIGKQTGEMVVALITGTRLEKLPPERARHTTFVLNLKVAHDIGLIIPDDMIKKATRIVQ
- a CDS encoding ABC transporter substrate-binding protein, whose protein sequence is MTPFSKKLTVAIVVIMAVLGGRWFTSSQPQTGAKTAQSMPSVGIIQVVEHPALDSTRQGIVDELKDSGYIPGKTMNLLYESAQVNLGLASQIVQKFLGQKVNVIVAIGTIPAQVAAQATQTNPGTPVIFSSVTDPVGAKIVLHPEKPEGNITGVSNYVEAGQHFALFRKVLATLKRLGVIYNPGDDNSVILLGRMKEIAKTMNLEIVPVTASKTSEVVAAAQSLVGKVDAIFVNNDNTALAAFDSIVKVGQDHEIPVFVSDVDCLGKGALAALGPDQYQLGRQTGKMLVKILKGGAQPKDLPVEGPEKVDFKFNFEVARKLGLQNVDALLGSAE
- the ubiE gene encoding bifunctional demethylmenaquinone methyltransferase/2-methoxy-6-polyprenyl-1,4-benzoquinol methylase UbiE: MHYWVQQNELGIRDFFVTNQKFTDFGFSKIPLADKSQKVKDLFADVASDYDLMNDLMSMGTHRLWKKNFISQLPVRSGDSILDVAGGTGDIAIGLQQRYPHLNLSVCVCDLTHPMLTVGRDRAINNGLLRNLTWCCGDAENLPIPDQSVDLYTIAFGLRNVTNKESALAEAVRVLKPGGQFFCLEFSHVTAPLPAKLYDWYSFSALPFLGHHIAQNKDAYQYLAESIRTFPDQETLVKMMKAAGFNGVKYENWLNGVVSVHSGAV
- a CDS encoding ferritin-like domain-containing protein, encoding MLIDIGLQRKDRKLIADSLNGILADKYFLLIKTQGYRWNVVGHSFHGLYDLLGQCHQELSIAIDQVAMRIRSIGQPCPGSYSEMVRITAIKEDPHISESTDMIRSLVLDNEMVIRRSHEVQELAQSVNDPVSSELMLARMRAHGQTAWLLRSFLE
- the mlaD gene encoding outer membrane lipid asymmetry maintenance protein MlaD gives rise to the protein MRNNLVESVMGAIVLLIAGSFLYFVYSSQGVSSTGYIVTARFDRIDGLNIGSDVKISGVKVGTVHDMEIDPQTYQAKVGLQIKRGLNLPGDSSAEIVSESLMGGKYVALVPGGGTEMIPENGMIPYTQSSVNLESLISKFLFSGNTSKQDTSKNEGAK
- the rsfS gene encoding ribosome silencing factor produces the protein MDNQIQSTELVQLICTALDEKKAENIVTLDLRNKGTLFDYMIIATAMSGRQSVALADYVTYGLKQKGCEPISVEGLTQGDWVLIDGGDVVVHVFKPESRAFYNLEKMWGIGSLSSTEYQEDTDDFSITL
- a CDS encoding 23S rRNA (pseudouridine(1915)-N(3))-methyltransferase RlmH yields the protein MKWTLIAVGHLKDGPEKTLFDHYYKRLMVPLLVKEIHPKKTAAKGGSKNEEGDLILKVIDPQDYVIILDEKGDHLSTDEFYHVLEDDLSLRVKNCLFIIGGADGLSDPVRKRSQRQLCLGRMTWPHMLVRALLVEQLYRCQQIKSNHPYHRQG
- a CDS encoding type II toxin-antitoxin system PemK/MazF family toxin, translated to MVTPHQKPCRFDVFLVNLDPTQGAGICKTRPCVIISPDEMNHTLATVIVAPMTTTIRSYPTRVSLLFSDKKGQISLDQMRTLDQNRLVKKLGVIPNAQKKKIFQILHHMFSE
- a CDS encoding AbrB/MazE/SpoVT family DNA-binding domain-containing protein, which produces MRLEIVAIGNSRGVRLPKSLLDQCGLYNAVEAEVRGKELVLKKIDHPRDGWARAFSAETHGLTPGDQGWLDAPSEWTEEEWQW
- the polA gene encoding DNA polymerase I produces the protein MNAHLPKLYLIDGSGFIFRAFHALPPLKRSDGVPVGAVYGFCTMLVRLLEQLDHGKIAVVFDAGRQTFRHDIYPQYKANRLETPVDLIPQFPLIREACRAFAIPSVEQAGYEADDLLASYALTATNDGYQVIIVSSDKDLMQLVNDHVTLLDPIKNKVIDRDGVFEKFGVYPDHVIDVQALAGDSTDNVPGVPGIGIKTAAELINQFGDLDTLLAHANTIKQPKRRQSLIDNADAARISRQLVTLKQDTPLPLPIDDLTPQTLDSAARDSFLRAQGFNSLVGRLGQKSGQKMDQKIAPAEMPSCYKTVTTREELHQWINDTYKAGIVAVDTETTSLNAMQAQLVGISLAIDGVGACYIPLAHQSDQAQLPLGETLNLLQPLFLDPGILKVGHNLKYDLTVLEKYGVTITPWADTMLLSYCLDAGKNGHGLDELALRHLNHNTVKFADVAGTGKNQKTFDHVPIDQATFYAAEDADVTLRLYHLLQLRVQQEKKNTLYERIERPIIPVIVDMEVAGIKVDPVALNKCGDDFTTRAFALEEEIHQLAGRTFNVASPKQLGEILFDEMSLGASGPAPKKTKTGAYITDVDVLEKLSQQGHDLPARVLEWRSLAKLKSTYVEGLINAINPETGRVHTSFSLVGTTTGRLASSDPNLQNIPVRSEDGRKIRQAFIADKGCKLVSLDYSQIELRLLAHVAQVDPLIHAFREGHDIHKVTASQIFGIPLDAVTTEYRRRAKTINFGIIYGISAFGLAQQLGIPNFEAGAIIKAYFKQYPGIETYMERYKAIAREKGYVETLWGRRCYTPGINDNNPVSRQFAERQAINAPLQGSDADIVKMAMRKVHRFLQRDKTYAAAPKTRLILQIHDELLFEVPEGEVQTTIPLIKGIMETVAQLSVPLVVGVGVGNDWDEAH